The Quercus lobata isolate SW786 chromosome 9, ValleyOak3.0 Primary Assembly, whole genome shotgun sequence region atttagagtgggtgaataatgctgtggaggtctaatgttcctggaagatctgcggacttcagctacaggtgtactcggatctacctgtgaatttacattctccttatcttcttcaccccttttctggatagtaccttcagtcaattcatctaagttgacaaactcagatttcttttgatctatctctgtcacatctgacactacagttgacctgtccttgtacataacctgttcattaaatatcacatttttacttctgatgattttcctgttttgttcatcccaaaacctatagccaaatttctcatcaccatagccaatgaaaaaacatattttagactttgcatcaagtttactacgagcatcaggatcaatatgaatataagaaacacaatcaaaaacttttaagtgtgaaaactttacctctttaccgctccaaaccttctcaggaagtctgaactctatgggaactgaaggtcctcggtttatcaggtaagctgcagtgctaacaacatcagcccaaaaagtttttggtagtccagcatgcaacctcatactcctagcacgctcattgagagttctgttcatgcgctcagccacaccattctgctgtggtgtcccaggaatggtcttttccatcctaattccctgtgcagcacaatactcattgaaccctccatctatgtactctcctccattatcttacctcaaacattttactttcaaacctatTTCtatctcaaccatggccttccacttcttaaaagtttcaaacacatcagatttatttttcagaaaataaacccatacctttttgcttgagtcatcaatgaaagtgatgtagtaccttgaacctccaagggatgcaaccggagaaggcccccacaaatcaatgtgtactaactccaatttttcagctttcggtgtcctgccagttttcaagaagctcacatttttctgcttttttaagatgcaactttcacacatgtcaaaatcaatggacttcaattttggtagttttccttttgacagtagcatcttcatccctttctcactcatgtgaccaagtttgcggtgccataggcttgtatcagtacttgcatcagcaactgcaattgtgtctcttgaaCTTGAGGTCATGTATAGAGTACCAGTTTTCTTTCTacgagccaataccctaactccatttgtaaccttccaagtaccaccaacaaatagtattgcatgcccttcatcatcaagttgttcaacagaaatcagattcctccttaggtcaggaatatgtcgaaccttCTCTAGTAACTAAATAGatccattgggcaacaatatccGGACGTCTCCCATACctacaacatccaaggctgaaccatcagccaaatacaccttaccaaaatcacctgcaacataattctgtatgatttctcggtgtggagtggtatgaaacgaaattcctaaatccaaaacccaatcatcaagtggactgtctactgcaagaagtaatgcatcctgtacctcttctgttacagtatttgcagaatcatcttcattcttcttcttaggacttttgcattaaTTCCTAAAGTGACCTATTTTCCCACAATTCTAGCATTGTatttgttggcctgatctagatttatttctgttccgattagaatttctggattttgatatgccccgatttgaatttctgttattacctctgcctcttgtctcaaggtttagggcagaaccagatcctgaggtTTCACCTAcatctcttctgcgaatctcctcagccagaattaaatctcgtatatcattgtacttgagcttttccttttttgtagaattacttactgccatcctcattgcctcccaactgtttgacaaagaagccaagacgatcagagcacgaatctcatcatcaaaatcaatttctacagacgacaattgatttgtgatagtattaaattcattcagatgttgtgctactgatgcattctttgccatcttcagattgaatagtttcttcatcaagtgcaccttattgtttgttgacggcttttcatacataccagacaaagccttcatcagaacTGCtatggtcttctcctttacaacattgtgtgcaacagacctagacagagttaactTGATAACTACTaatacctgtctgtcaagaagagcccattctTCAGCCTTTatagcctcaggttttgtccctaaaagaggcagatgcaatttcctcccatagagataatcttcaatctgcatcctccaatatgCGAAGTCcgtgccatcaaacttttctattccagacgcctttcctgcttcctctaccattgctcccactcaaacctaaccctaggctctgataccagttttAGGGAATTACACCgaaatcccaacctgtgagaaacaaaacaaatagaaaaaacacacgccaaagaaaaacaatcacatgcacaagacaatatttacgtggttcggcaatttgcctacgttcacggagttgcagggatttcattattatcagggaaaatacaatagtgtacaagaacactctcaagaaacccaaatcccaattacaccctagcactctctcacagaaacaataagaatagaagctggctgcctctattttctctattttctctcatgcggctgctcactaggttaattgaaATTACTCTTTCATCAATTCCCTTTTATTTGTGTCTTGCCACATATCATaaagcacatatatatatatatatatgtaacttTATATAGTCGGCTCCTGGGATTCCTAATACAACTTGTATTAGGTCAATTCTTATGACCGGATTGGGCTTGGTTGGGCCTTATGGGCTTGTGGCAAAATTCAAGCCACACTAAcaagaacttattttgctgaaactgaaaactgaaaactgtagcaaaataatttttaaatgtgtgaatagtgtcgtgggacctatttttaatgaaaaaattgctgaaaagtgtaatttgtggaaCCTGTGAATAGTGCAcagatgcactgttcactgctGACTTAGTCAAAAGGTGCGGttgaagcaaaaaataaaaaaggaaaacgcgTGAAAACATAAAACGCAGCCATAGACGCAGATCCAAACCGCACCTAAGTACATAAGAGATAGCAGAAACTATGATGTAAAAGCTGGAAAACTAAGACTCACCTTAAATTTTGTTGGTTGACAGAGGTGGTGCTACCATGTAGAGTAAACTTGTAAACATTGCAGACATAGACGCAATATTATTCCAATTGGCCAGCAACCAGAAATTTCACACAggttaaaaagaagaaaaaggagaagaaaccCAGAAAAAGTAATGACTTACCAAAAATTGTGTAAACTTGGTATcagataaaaaatgaaaagaggctCTTCTTTCTTGGGGACATTAAACAGGTCATTTACAGACAAGTCAAAAATTTCACAGCGTTTTGCTCAAACCCTCTGTCAGCTGGTTGAAGTTTGAAGGGAATGAAGCAGATTGAATGCCTGTTGATCAAATGTGACCTTTTATTGGAACATTGAAAAATAACTAGCATCCAATATTCAACAAGGCACTACACCCCATCCAGTGCTTATCCAATGCTGGTATATGTTCCGGCTTCTTGCAACTGTTAATAGACAGATGATGTATAAATGAAATGTTCCCCAactatagaagaaaaaaaaaaatccattctttCTAATTCtgtggttttaacttttaaatattatggcGCTGTGTGCTGAAGTTGAGGCAGAGACTTGAGGTAAGCATAAAATCCCTAAGCATTTAGCCTTGTCCAACAGAAATTGATCTTTAGTCCTAACATACTAGGTATTATGCTACAATAGTGATGCTTTGGATTCACCGTCTAATGAAAACAACAATACAACTGCACATAAACAAAAAGTAGatataaaaatttcattaaagttTACCAATTATATATCATTAAGCTCCTCTATAGTCTTAAAGTGTGAAAGAGAAAATCCCCAAGGTGCATAATTTCATTCCAATACATAGAAAAtgcataagaaaaaaaaaagagtagcaTAGAAAAGGATAGATTAATGAAACCTTCAAGAATCCAACTTCAATGACAATCATAATATGCGCTGGGTCCTCAACCTCTGACTTCCATCAATTTGCCACAAAAATTGAGCCTAACAAAAAGAATGATTTTAAGGCAGAACATTAGAAGATAAAGGATTATTTTTACAATATCAAGAAATCTAGTAAGCACACAAGatagagaagaagagaagaacaTGAGATTGAATGATTTTAAGGCAGAACATTAGAAGATAAAGGATTATTTTTACAATATCAAGAAATCTAGTAAGCACACAAGatagagaagaagagaagaacaTGAGATTGGAGGAAactcataaattttaatgaacTTAAACAAGATAGGAATCAAATTAACACCCTGGCATAACACGATTCTTGGAATGCCTATGTCCTCAATTTAACCTCTCTGGCAGCAAACAGTACGAAATATTCagctttttgtgtgtgtgtgtataaagtGAGCATCAAATGGTAGTAAATTCTAACAAATTTTCAACCACTTTGGTAGACCTTCCTCTTAGCTAATACCAAAGAGCATCTCTATCAGAATGGTTTGCATTCCTTAATTTGCTCCAGAAATTAGCAATCTTGTATCACAAAATTCAGCTCTTAAGGAAAGGAAAAGTTACCCACCACTCCAACAAAGCTTTAAGATCATCAAAATATGATGCCTTCAACTATGAATGTGCTTAGGTGTCCAAGTTTGACTGATTTGAAAACTATATCTCAGGTCACTGCAAGAAGAATAGCCCCCTATAAATCAAAAGCTACAAGTGGCTCATATATCAAATGAAATGCAAAGTACCACCcctgaatttaaaatttttggagtACAAGGCTGCAATgatatcaaaaaaacaaaaaaacaaaaaattcatatcaaaacaaacaagtggCTCTTATATGGAAGGAAATGCAGAGAACTACACAAGATTTAGCTAGAAAGATGTTGTCTTTGTTATCCCTGTTTGTGTTTATTATATAAATGTCTATTATTCAATATGACATCATTTTCACTAAAAAGATCACccattttttttagcattctttctctcacaatttttttttaactgtggcagatgatataaattttgattttaaagaTTAGATATTACACGTGTTGTTGATTTAGAATGCAATAGAAACAAAGACACAGGAGCAGGTTACCAATCATTAACGGTCAAAGCAAATGAATCAAATCTCCCCACGTAGGATTTGAACCTACAACCAATCAGTAAACGACAACCACTGAACCATTGAGCTACTGAAGAACAACAATAGATTAGAAGCATGATGATGGTACAAAGTAATGCTCCCATTGGACCTGATAATTGCATAATACTAAGCTAAGATTGTGAATGTAAACTACAACTCTACGGCTACACTATTAAATACTAGAATGTTGGCTGAAGTGCTTCAACAATAGATTGCTAACATCAATATTGTGCTAGTGAAAAATTTCTTTTCCACGATATATAAGCAAACATAGTTTTATTGAATTTCCCTTGCATTCTGCtatattggaaaagaaaaaatataatgccttgggaaaaagagaaatcaaaagtacctgaactttttttttcacattaacGCATTTCAGTTCTTTCCCCAGTTCCATAACAACCATGGAATAAGCTACAAACAAGCACATCATTTAATATTTGGTTCCTTTAAAAAAGGTTTACtagaaaagaagaggaaaagatcAGGTTTAGATGGAATTACCacattatttctttaaaattggaATATGGTCAATGTTGGGCCATTTTTCTGTGATTGGGGATGCTGAAGTGAAAATTCAGCAGCTTCTCTAATTTGGTGATGCATCGCAAGGAGCTCTTGAATATCAgatgattcaatttttttccattcttttgaTAGTGAataaggaatatatatatattaggaaaaGTGAATAGAGGAATAAAGAAATTAGGGTTGAgtatgaatatatataatttgttcatTCAAACAAATGTATAAGAGAAGAGGATTTGAGGTATCAAAAAACTTACTGCTCATCTGTCTTGGACCAATCTGCATAGCTACCAGAACATGACGTTTGGAATGTGGGAAATCTTGAACCACTCTGCCCCGCTTGCACATCTTTCCTGTAACTTGTAGCAATTTCGAATTTCTATTGTTTGTAATCTGGTGAGCCATTGCATGGTTTGCGCCGTGGGAAGATACATTAGGTTGTTGCAATCATGTAGATAGAGTTCTTGAAGAGAAGAAAGGTAGCCCAACCACTCAGGCACAGCTTCTATTCCATGAAATTCATATATTCCCAGAGATGTAAGGGAAGTCAAATATTGAATTTCATTTGGGAGAGAGTTGAGTTTAGCCCACCCTTTCAACTGTAGAAATTTGAGCGTCATATGAAAGTGTTGGATGCAATTGAGACTGGGGAAAGCATCCAGCGCCTCACAATACCCACCTATCACCATAGTATTCAAGCATTGTAAGGATGCCTCAGGCAGACGCGTCAACTTGCTGCAATGGAAGATTTTTAACACTCTAAGAGAGTACAACTCTCCTAGATCTGAAATTGATTTGAGTTTAGGACAACCGGAGATCTCTAAAATTTCAAGAGAATGGAATCCTTGTAAATCTGGAAGTGATTTCAGATTAGGACAATCACGTATCTCCAATACTGAAAGAGAGGTACATAATTGTAGCTCACTGGGTAGAATTTTAACATCACACCCTGATATCCTTAAGCATCGAAGATGAGGCGCGATAGCTTGTATACCTGGAAAACAACCATATATTTCCAACTCAGTTCCCCACTTCAGGAAAATGAAGGCGTCCAGTATATAACTCAGTTTTATCTCGAGTGATTGGATATAGAAAAGCTGCTGTGGCACAAAAGCAAGTTCTGGCACTTCATAAATACGGGCGGACGTGAGTGTTGTAAGATTGCTGCTAATACTTTCCAATGCCGTGTAGCTGATTTCAGAAACCTTTAATCTCTGTAGATGCGGAAAATTATATGGGGCACTCGTTAGTTGAGGACACTTCTCAATGATCAGCAACTCAAGGCAAGGAAACACCACACTTGCTGGTGTCACCTCCAGCGCATCCTTCCACTTCCTTAGATTGTGCAAATTCCTAAAAATGAGTCTTCCTAATGCCGGGAACAATACATTACTGTGCACGCCGTAGAACTCAACTCCAATACGTGTCACATTATCCATTCCCTCTATTTTAAGAACCTCGAGGCATGGTAGATGGCCGAGGGTGGGAACTTGTTTACATTTGTTGCAGTGATTTAAATTTATCTTGATCAAATTGTAAAAAGGCGACAAAGCATCCATGGCATTACGACTTGTCAACATCCATGATGGGAATTTCTTTCCACCAAAGCCATCAATTGTTAAGGATTTCAGATCTTGATGAGGATAGAGGGCTTCCAACACTTCTTCTTCAATATGGTGGTTGACTTTTCTATCTGAACCATCACTCCAATAAAATCCTAATTGGTTTATTTTGTCCAATTTTGCCAAATTTGCACTTCTAGCTTCTTCTTGATCTCTCACATTCTCCAGATTCTCGATGTCTAATTTTCCACTTAGTTGATTCAAGGACCCCAATTGATTGATCTGATGTCCTTCATCTTGACCCACAATGAAAAATGACAACGTTTGTAGAAAATTCAACTCCCCCATATCTTTTGGTGATTGATGGATGTAAGAAGAATCATCAACGTAAATGTGCCTCAAGTTAACCAATTTGTTTAGATCTTTTGGAAGTTCTTCGAGACTATAGCACCCTTGAAGTCTTAAAGTTTGCAAATTGTAGAGCTTGGTAATGGACTCTGGTAATGCTTTGATCTCAGCCCATGAGATGTGAAGAAGCCTCAAGTGTATTAAGCAACCAATTGATTCTGATATCTCTGTTATGCTATTCCCAGATAATTTCAGAACACGCAAGCACTTAAAATTAGATAATAAGTTTCCAAACGTAGCATTCTCTGAAATAAGTGTGCCCAATCTCCGAACACTATCTTTTGAAAGTGGAATTCTTGGTTTTGTTTCCCAATCATATTGGACTAATAAACGGCGTCGTACATGATGGATATCACCCCTCGAATCATCCTTCAAAATCaaggtttcaaattttgaaattgagagGGCAAGATCATGTACCAAATCATGCATTTTGCAACTTGTAATATTATCATACATATCCTTTTTCACATCTTGGAATAATGAATTCtctaaaaagatattaaaatacTTGTTACCAATATCCTCCATTACCAAACTGCTTCCTTGAGCTGGTTGAAGGAACCCTTCAGCCATCCAAAGCTCAATTAATTCTTCCTTTTTAATCTCATAATCTTTAGGAAAAATTGAACAATATGCAAAACATTGTTTAAGAGAAAGTGATGGAAGATGATCAAAGCTTAATTCTAATATTGGGAGCATTTCATTACTATCATGTAGATAACTCCAAACTTCACTATTTTGAATTGTCAACCACTTACTTTTCTGCTTTTTACATGACATTGTCCCTCCTAAAATGCTTGCTACCAATGGAACCCCTCCACATTTTTCAGCAATGTCCCTTCCGATAGTCTCCAAATCAGGAGTTAATGGAATGCTTTCATTCTTTGATACAATTTTCTTGATTATGGACCAACATTCATCTTTTGATATCTTTTTCAAGTATTGTCGAGGAACTGTTTCCATGATTTCTGCCACCTTGTCACTACGAGTTGTTACAATAATATTATTTCCAGTATTTGAACTAATTGTTGACAAGCAACTCTTTAAATTACACCAATTTTGACTCTTTTCATTCCATACATCATCAAGTATGAGAAGATATCTTTTAGCTTGCAACCGTGTTTGAAGACGTTTAATTATTGCACCCTTATTATTTGATGTCCATGATTCTTCAATAATGGATTCAAGAATCTCTCTCAAAATCcttttatcatcaaaatcaTCTGAGACGCATACCCATATCCTTTCATCAAAATGTCTTATTACTAGCTCATGATTGTACACTAGTTTTGCTAAAGTTGTTTTTCCCAAACCTGCCATTCCTACTATAGGAATGACTGAGAGTTGTTGATTGGTTGCACTAAGCAACAAGTTTACAATTTCTGCAACGTGATCTCTCCTTCCTACAATTTCGGAATAATCAAGACTGGGGTCTGTCTCTCGGTTTGGAATAATCTTAGGATTTGAAATTACAGAGCTCACTTTAGGAAGTCTAAATTGATTTGCATCATCATTAATCCCTTTTAGCAATTCACCAATAGCCTTAACTTTGTTGGCCATCTTGATACGAAATGCAATAGGgtttgaaaatgaaaagaagaagtgtACCTTTCTCTTCATTTGGTTCCGGATCTCTACCTTTCGCCGGAGAATCTCATAAGCAAGCTCGTCCAGCAAGTCATCAGCATCATAAGCAACATCTTCAAGCCTCTGCAGCCAAAGCCTTGAGGACTCTTCTCTCACTTTCCTTCTCTCTGCATCAGCCAGCACAGCCTGAATCATCTCTACAGACCCACGAAGCTGTGTCAGCTCCTCCTTGAAACCCCAAGCAAGGCTGATCTGCTCACTAACAAGTGGAATCAGCTTGCTTAGAATTCCCTTAGCAACATCAGCAACGAAAGCCTCAGCCATGTtagaatattatatatatgtattgctGCTCATACACGAACATTATGCACATCGCGCTCATTCTCATCATGGTTTTGTAGAAGTTGCGGAGAAATTCAGGTTTCTTCCATCTTTGATCATTCTCATCATGGAATGGGGACATAAACCATTTGGTGATGGAACTAGCACATCTTCATTAAATATTTGTCTAAAGGGCCAATGCTGCAGGTATACGTTTTGAAAAACTCATACGCTCATCAGTCAAAACATtattactatatatacacaGCAATATATCTGTGACTGTGACCATGTGCGCGAGTCTTGCGCAACAACACCTGAATAAATCACATGTTAcctttataatttatgtaatGGTCCTGGAGAGGTGGCGTGGCGACCATTCTCAAGAACAAAGGAAGACTGAGCGCATCTAAAATTGAACCCtacattttttaacattttgatTTGACAGTCTTTGTAGTTTGTAATGTTTTATTTGtactctatttttcttctttggatttactatatatattaattatgttagtgcaatttaatttattagtatttttatagGAACCCTATATTTATTAGTTCTCGTAAGCTGTCCATGCCATAAACTGATAATTTAAATGGTAGTGACTTGTGTTGTTGACAACATGAACCCTATAGTACCAAGGTGGCACTACAATGTCGTTTGTTATACCA contains the following coding sequences:
- the LOC115961761 gene encoding putative disease resistance protein RGA3, with protein sequence MAEAFVADVAKGILSKLIPLVSEQISLAWGFKEELTQLRGSVEMIQAVLADAERRKVREESSRLWLQRLEDVAYDADDLLDELAYEILRRKVEIRNQMKRKVHFFFSFSNPIAFRIKMANKVKAIGELLKGINDDANQFRLPKVSSVISNPKIIPNRETDPSLDYSEIVGRRDHVAEIVNLLLSATNQQLSVIPIVGMAGLGKTTLAKLVYNHELVIRHFDERIWVCVSDDFDDKRILREILESIIEESWTSNNKGAIIKRLQTRLQAKRYLLILDDVWNEKSQNWCNLKSCLSTISSNTGNNIIVTTRSDKVAEIMETVPRQYLKKISKDECWSIIKKIVSKNESIPLTPDLETIGRDIAEKCGGVPLVASILGGTMSCKKQKSKWLTIQNSEVWSYLHDSNEMLPILELSFDHLPSLSLKQCFAYCSIFPKDYEIKKEELIELWMAEGFLQPAQGSSLVMEDIGNKYFNIFLENSLFQDVKKDMYDNITSCKMHDLVHDLALSISKFETLILKDDSRGDIHHVRRRLLVQYDWETKPRIPLSKDSVRRLGTLISENATFGNLLSNFKCLRVLKLSGNSITEISESIGCLIHLRLLHISWAEIKALPESITKLYNLQTLRLQGCYSLEELPKDLNKLVNLRHIYVDDSSYIHQSPKDMGELNFLQTLSFFIVGQDEGHQINQLGSLNQLSGKLDIENLENVRDQEEARSANLAKLDKINQLGFYWSDGSDRKVNHHIEEEVLEALYPHQDLKSLTIDGFGGKKFPSWMLTSRNAMDALSPFYNLIKINLNHCNKCKQVPTLGHLPCLEVLKIEGMDNVTRIGVEFYGVHSNVLFPALGRLIFRNLHNLRKWKDALEVTPASVVFPCLELLIIEKCPQLTSAPYNFPHLQRLKVSEISYTALESISSNLTTLTSARIYEVPELAFVPQQLFYIQSLEIKLSYILDAFIFLKWGTELEIYGCFPGIQAIAPHLRCLRISGCDVKILPSELQLCTSLSVLEIRDCPNLKSLPDLQGFHSLEILEISGCPKLKSISDLGELYSLRVLKIFHCSKLTRLPEASLQCLNTMVIVERVG